The DNA region TGATCGGGAGGTCCAGGAAGGACCggatgctgcagcagctcttccCCTCGTGGAGAGCGGGGGTGTTGGAAAAGACcttgaacaaaacatttgatcatGAACTGTATGGCCTGAAACCAAAACACAGGTAACAGAATCATATCTGAGTCAGGAAAACAACAATCCAGATAGCTGCATGATACGTGGAGATTAGATGATGTGACCAAAACAGAAGGGATTAACAGATTAGGAGGAGATGGAGTGAGGGGGGAACATGCAGAAGCATACAGATTTGGCAtgacggcagcagcagcatcataaTGAGATCTGGCTGCCATTTACACCTACATGAATATGATTGGATGTTTCCAAATCATCTGGTAGTTAATTAGCTAATGCAACACCAACTTAATTAATGTGGCTGAACaaacacagtgtaaataattACACCTGTCTCACTTACACCGTGTGTCTCATCATTGTTGACATATCTTAAGAAAGACATTCTTGTGACGCACTAAacaattcatattttagattGTTAAGTCACCTGTAATGGGATCACATCAGGCACAACGCCAAATCAGCCCAGAGGCGTAAAGTGTTTGTGGGCTGGGGGGCAATGACCCTTTCCTGTGGATGTATAAAGAAAACTAGGAACAGCTTTGTAGGAGGGCTCCTGGTCATTCCTATGAAAGTCGCTCAGTGGTGCATGAAGCCAAAAAAGTTTGACGGCTAGCTAGAAAAAACTACCCTGAACTTCTATTGGGCCAGTAGAGCCAGTGCAGTATCGTTTgaattttacaacttttaggacctaatgattCAAATCAGGGCTATTCAAGTGTTCGTACTTGGACGTTGATTTACCTCAAAAGAAGAATAAACTGCTGATTTACAGACGTTTCTTTCCCAAAGTAAGTCTATGGGATGCATTTGGACCCAAAGGCATCACATGATGGACCCTAAAAGTTGTAATTGCACCGCTTGGCCTCTAAgtgaaatgtgctttaaagCCCCCCCACTTCCTTACCCCTTACTACCATTGCCCCTTCTGACCACTCCCATCTTTCTAATGAATAACCTGTGAAAGAAAGAAGGTGCAacgatataaaaaaaaacattattaacacattttactAGAATTATTTGCAATTCTATTCATAACTGAAGGAAATATATCACACTGTGTTCTTGTCTTATCACAGCCAGTGGAAATGTTAGCAATCAAAAAACCTGAAGGCCTCCTTTTGCCTTGTTTGCAACAGTAAAACCAGTATAGAGTTTGAACCTCTACTGGTTTAATGTGTCACTCCTCGTGCCTAATCCACGGTTCACTCACGCAGCTCTGACGTTCTGTTGGCAGGATCTTTGAGCAGACTGTGGTGAATGACTACCTGCCGTCTCGGATCATCGCAGGTCGCGTTCAGGTGAAACTGAGTGTGAAGGAGTTCTGTGGTTCCAGTGTGGTCTTAGTGGATGGGAGCACCATAGAAAAGGTGTGTAGAACAGTGTTATTAGTACAGTAACATTGGTATAGCCCTAAAAATATCAGGTCTGTGTCATATAAAAAGGACAATACTGTAACACTTGATTGGGCACAACTTTCTGGACATAACATGATCAATAAAAGGTGattaaatgtgtcaaaatatCATATTTCCATTCCTCCCATcattgagttgtgtgtgtgtgtcattcagGTGGATGTGGTGGTGTTTGCCACAGGATACAACTACAGCGTCCCCTTCCTGCCTTCAGCTCAGAAGGCTAAGTGTGGAGACAAGCTGCGTCTCTACAAACACGTGTTTCCTCCTGCGATGGCCAAGCCGACTCTGGCGGTGGTGGGCTTCGTCCACAGCGTCGGACCCATCACCCCGGTGGCTGAGATGCAGGCTCGCTGGTCCACAAGAGTGTTTAAAGGTAAACTCGAAATCATAGTTTTCACCCCGAGAATAGTTTTGTCAACTCTTTATACAGAGCTGTAGTGGTTTTGAAATAAGCTAAATGTGGTGTGAGAGAGAAATGCTGCAAGAGAAAGTAAGGGTGTGTTTCTATggaagatttaaaataaaacaaacaaagaaattagCTGAAATTCAATACACATTGTTAtatgtttttcccttttatgAATGCATTAACATTCAGCCCCAAAATTCTCTCTATAGGTTTAGCAAATTTACCCACTGAGGAAACGATGCTGGAGGAAATCGAGAAGGACACAGTAGCCATGCAACAGAGGTAAAGACGTGAAGCatttatgatatataatatatgatataagaCACTATATAtccataataaaacacacactgttacatCCAccactgaaatacaaaaataaagctttttttgtagCAAGATTTATATCTAACAAAGTTACGCATCTGCTTTTGACCATGATGGCGACTTTTTGTTTGACCCTTTTAAAActcatctgtttgtttctctttgcatCTCTGTCTGTTAGATATAGCTTCTCTGAACGCAACCCCATCGAGGTGGACTTCATCCCGTACCTGGACTCTCTGGCAGAGCGGGTTGGGGTTCGACCCAATACACTGTGGCTCCTCCTGACGGACCCTAGACTGGCTCTGCAGGTTGTGCTGGGGCCCTGCACATCATACCAGTACCGTCTGACTGGACCGTCCCAGTGGGCCGGAGCCCGTGAGGCCATTCTCACTCAGTGGGAGCGGGTCCGTGAGCCTTTCAGGACCAGAGTGGTACCAGAACCAGAGACCAGACTCACTTCTAGATGCAGCATCATAGAGAGTGTTTCAGGTGCAGCTCTGATGTGCTGCTTTGCTGCTCTACTTCTGCTGCTATAATAAACAACgtatctcctctttcttctctcctttatGCTGTAAACCCTTCTTTCTAAAGGCataaacagatgtgttataACATTTGTGAGAAATagccctgagccttcctcgtagcacttattgcattcgtattagttgttgcactcactgtattcgtattcgt from Anoplopoma fimbria isolate UVic2021 breed Golden Eagle Sablefish chromosome 8, Afim_UVic_2022, whole genome shotgun sequence includes:
- the LOC129094141 gene encoding flavin-containing monooxygenase 5-like, giving the protein MVQKVAVIGSGISGLTSIKACLDEGLEPTCFESSHDIGGLWRFKENPEPGRASLYSSVIINSSKERMAFSDFPPPAELPNNMHPSELLQYLHLYAQAFELVQHIRLQTSVVSVRETPDFEETGRWEVETETKDGQRETGVFDAVMVCTGHFTQPRLPLSDFPGIESFEGRYFHSWEYRNAEGLQGKRVVVIGIGSAGGDIAADISRVAEKVYLCVRSGAWVVSRVGQGGLPMDMIGRSRKDRMLQQLFPSWRAGVLEKTLNKTFDHELYGLKPKHRIFEQTVVNDYLPSRIIAGRVQVKLSVKEFCGSSVVLVDGSTIEKVDVVVFATGYNYSVPFLPSAQKAKCGDKLRLYKHVFPPAMAKPTLAVVGFVHSVGPITPVAEMQARWSTRVFKGLANLPTEETMLEEIEKDTVAMQQRYSFSERNPIEVDFIPYLDSLAERVGVRPNTLWLLLTDPRLALQVVLGPCTSYQYRLTGPSQWAGAREAILTQWERVREPFRTRVVPEPETRLTSRCSIIESVSGAALMCCFAALLLLL